One genomic segment of Impatiens glandulifera chromosome 6, dImpGla2.1, whole genome shotgun sequence includes these proteins:
- the LOC124942810 gene encoding uncharacterized protein LOC124942810 yields MAYTKLIIILILSFLSTTKTAYSVDFTVTNKVPNTPGGIRFNREVGIDYSKSTLSTSTNFVWRIFQQNTAADRKNVASVRLSVETFDGVAFTSNNGIHLSAGYVQGYSGNVKNEITGVLYHEMTHVWQWNGNGQAPGGLIEGIADYVRLKAGFIPSHWVKPGQGNRWDQGYDVTARFLDYCNGRRNGFVAELNKKMRTGYSKDYFVQLLGKSVDQLWLEYKAQFNN; encoded by the exons CTTATTCCGTGGATTTTACAGTAACCAACAAAGTCCCAAATACCCCCGGCGGAATTCGGTTCAACAGAGAAGTCGGGATAGATTATAGTAAATCGACTCTATCCACTTCGACGAATTTCGTATGGCGTATCTTCCAACAAAACACAGCCGCCGACAGAAAAAACGTAGCATCCGTGAGGCTGTCGGTGGAGACGTTTGACGGGGTGGCGTTCACTAGCAACAACGGAATTCACCTTAGCGCTGGCTACGTTCAG GGTTATTCGGGAAACGTGAAGAATGAAATTACCGGGGTTTTGTATCACGAGATGACACACGTGTGGCAGTGGAATGGTAACGGTCAGGCTCCGGGAGGATTGATCGAGGGAATAGCGGATTATGTGAGGCTTAAAGCGGGATTTATTCCGAGCCATTGGGTGAAACCGGGACAGGGTAACCGTTGGGACCAAGGGTACGATGTAACGGCTAGATTCTTGGACTATTGTAATGGTCGGAGGAATGGATTTGTGGCGGAGTTGAACAAGAAGATGAGGACCGGTTATAGTAAGGATTATTTTGTTCAGTTGTTGGGAAAGAGTGTTGATCAGTTATGGCTTGAATATAAGGCACAATTCaacaactaa